The following are encoded in a window of Pseudomonas sp. JQ170C genomic DNA:
- a CDS encoding ferredoxin--NADP reductase yields MNDFVALRVARVVEETADARSLIFDVPEHLAERFRYQPGQFLTLRIPYGDDWLPRCYSLSSTPLLDEPLRVTVKRVRDGRASNWLCTDLQEGQTVQVLPPAGVFVPRNLDGDLLLFGGGSGVTPVLSILRSALLAGQGRILLIYANRDESSVIFRDELRFLANAHPERLQIVHWLDSVQGIPLAAQLAALAQPFLDAQAFICGPGPFMDTAVSALKSLGVPSERVHVERFVSLPGESEVAHVVASEAAVAAQLAVRLDGEDHTLACDSGETLLAAMERAGLKPPSACRVGGCASCMCTLESGDIELLINDALDADELAEGWILACQAVPTSANLRIRFPE; encoded by the coding sequence GAAACGGCCGATGCCCGTTCACTGATCTTCGATGTGCCCGAGCACCTGGCCGAGCGCTTTCGCTACCAGCCCGGGCAGTTTCTGACCTTGCGCATCCCTTACGGCGACGACTGGCTGCCGCGTTGTTATTCGCTGTCGAGCACGCCGCTGCTGGACGAGCCGCTGCGGGTCACGGTCAAGCGTGTGCGCGACGGGCGTGCCTCGAACTGGTTGTGCACCGATCTGCAGGAAGGCCAGACCGTGCAGGTGCTGCCACCGGCCGGGGTGTTCGTGCCGCGCAACCTGGACGGCGACCTGCTGTTGTTCGGCGGCGGCAGCGGGGTGACGCCGGTGCTGTCGATCCTGCGCTCGGCATTGCTGGCCGGGCAGGGACGCATTCTGCTGATCTACGCCAACCGTGACGAAAGCTCGGTGATCTTTCGCGACGAGTTGCGCTTTCTCGCCAATGCCCACCCGGAACGCTTGCAGATCGTTCACTGGCTGGACTCGGTGCAGGGCATTCCGCTGGCTGCGCAACTGGCGGCACTGGCGCAACCGTTCCTGGATGCCCAGGCCTTTATCTGCGGCCCCGGGCCGTTCATGGACACCGCCGTCAGTGCGCTGAAAAGCCTGGGCGTGCCCAGTGAGCGGGTGCATGTCGAGCGCTTTGTCTCCTTGCCTGGCGAAAGCGAGGTGGCCCATGTGGTCGCCAGCGAGGCGGCGGTAGCCGCGCAACTGGCGGTGCGCCTGGATGGCGAGGATCACACCCTGGCCTGTGACAGCGGCGAGACCCTGCTGGCGGCAATGGAGCGGGCTGGCCTGAAACCGCCAAGCGCCTGCCGCGTCGGGGGCTGTGCCTCGTGCATGTGCACCCTGGAAAGCGGCGATATCGAGCTGTTGATCAACGATGCGCTGGACGCCGACGAACTGGCCGAGGGCTGGATCCTGGCCTGCCAGGCCGTGCCGACCAGCGCGAACCTGCGAATCCGTTTTCCTGAGTGA